The Primulina huaijiensis isolate GDHJ02 unplaced genomic scaffold, ASM1229523v2 scaffold40239, whole genome shotgun sequence genome has a window encoding:
- the LOC140969114 gene encoding uncharacterized protein isoform X1, with protein sequence MLQRQIMLKQLQELQRRRQLQELGDARDQNYINPLSPLKQASGGQFPPAANGTPVLDSSQMFMVGNMGMMQHCDSGVFPSSPNGLVLSQSQNLGVGHVRMSQPQLDMYLYGTPATNCDKNLNNCPYLQGPTTNLLSKNSSISLGLPALQPSTFGNAFVSQQCDLSSDQINAPNGSLLPNQFFQRNLFQQIPVQSINRGNLAGSYPEKVNTTPSSGLTLETEGRCEDASWHGLSAREGSNLGQSSLDPLEQKILYNADDHSWESSFSRNSNIGTGGCTVESTSYRDALSSTQNGSWSALMQSAVAETSSSDTGLQEEWSGLSFQNPGPSVDNQPTNYFDCDKQRNNWVDGNSPNAVSPSFKPENLTRNSDRTCIYPGFQQSDHQHLRQQEEFHSEFSHTSNQISSTYTSQLADYSSQLKHLTGVSHLIQTSLPSSNIWPGQHKEHTTSDENQSHILLQTNDNQANNDFSGQDLRGTSWLDGSASYHVSCGVQKPFDDANQLNVPRYSTESEKMVPGHDVEPISAFLSSPGFYSQSAAAQSENMLGLLNKDDISDDQTPGVHWNSKVSNPNELPLTETSTATFFIPCNMAPVSQDFDFRLCPTVTWTPQPCSFFPSLSVGNSTATSSKVRTAKDIVKNKNSTPPLQSNMATNFPTVSAADAQEYSHGKIARSDDPEFPLLDNLPVPQSVMTSTPKSSYYSRLFQSLDSVSSSQENSSEVLNDQPNQSSFKHENNKQESLPCLGKSKDYEQQLEKRSSLHQSLTEINNSMTSGSAGKQEILSKQYLEADAVSGPLVTHTHQQTCNQASHVDKQTLAVPARDMRALGLDQNSSLLHPMHPPINASLPLKYDNSYYQQAIADARELLFSGHKSGVEDAAKDDLNFVPQLGASFTGDNKGWNLSPEVQGHLLGKASSSTYWKNIQQMEAIGQNGTQRQSIGSNEASCVTYGSQISLQMAPTWFKHYGTFKNEQRLQVCDPNTAFNVGKPRTGITLGNLQKSSSMMPANSANPSQGTCVWPTTAINLIEGKQLSSPIVLPSDVIHQNLLVSMPKKRKIVAFDMVSWHKEVNHEQSNLQDISSTAELEWAQASNRRPQEVKNDVEIVEDAFPFVPAKRRLIFTTQLVQKVFKPAPAAILCADACSNYDCVVYSAARLALGDVCSLIGQLSSETNVVSPDKQKTSMKTNGCGFTEVVESLIYRVNKLDGDLSRLHKTSLFADIKVENQELEKISIINRFAKFHIKTQSSTIDPATSSSKPILQRTNIQRYVMALPMPRTVPEGIDCLSL encoded by the exons ATGTTGCAGCGGCAAATTATGTTGAAACAGCTGCAGGAACTGCAGAGGAGGAGACAGCTTCAGGAGTTGGGTGATGCTAGAGACCAGAATTATATAAATCCGCTGTCACCGTTAAAACAAGCTTCAGGTGGTCAGTTTCCACCCGCTGCCAATGGGACACCTGTTCTTGATTCATCACAAATGTTTATGGTTGGTAACATGGGAATGATGCAACATTGTGATTCTGGTGTTTTTCCAAGTTCGCCTAATGGGTTGGTTCTTTCGCAAAGTCAAAATCTTGGTGTTGGCCATGTGCGCATGTCTCAGCCACAGTTGGACATGTATTTATATGGAACTCCTGCTACAAATTGtgacaaaaatttaaataactgTCCTTACCTCCAAGGTCCAACAACCAATCTGTTGTCCAAGAACAGTAGTATCTCATTAGGATTGCCTGCCTTGCAACCGTCAACCTTCGGCAATGCATTTGTGAGTCAACAATGTGATTTATCCTCTGATCAGATTAATGCGCCTAATGGGTCATTACTGCCCAATCAATTTTTCCAAAGGAATTTGTTTCAGCAAATTCCTGTTCAAAGTATAAATAGGGGAAATTTAGCTGGTAGCTATCCCGAAAAAGTAAATACAACACCAAGCAGTGGATTGACTCTGGAAACTGAGGGGAGGTGTGAAGATGCCAGCTGGCATGGACTTTCTGCCAGAGAAGGTTCAAATCTTGGTCAGTCTTCTTTAGATCCTCTGGAACAGAAGATCTTGTACAATGCTGATGACCACAGCTGGGAATCTTCATTTAGCAGAAATAGCAATATAGGCACCGGGGGCTGCACTGTGGAGAGCACTTCTTATAGGGATGCATTGTCTTCTACTCAAAATGGTAGCTGGAGTGCTCTGATGCAGTCTGCTGTGGCTGAAACTTCTAGCAGTGATACCGGCTTGCAAGAAGAGTGGAGTGGATTGAGTTTCCAGAATCCTGGACCTTCAGTTGATAATCAACCCACAAATTACTTTGATTGTGACAAGCAGCGTAATAATTGGGTTGATGGAAACTCACCAAATGCCGTCTCTCCAAGTTTTAAACCGGAAAACCTGACTCGGAATTCTGATAGGACCTGCATTTACCCTGGTTTTCAGCAGTCAGATCACCAGCATCTCAGACAGCAAGAGGAATTTCACTCCGAGTTTTCGCATACTTCCAATCAGATCTCTTCTACATATACAAGCCAGTTGGCTGATTATAGCTCTCAGCTGAAGCATTTGACTGGAGTGAGTCATCTGATCCAAACATCTTTACCTTCGTCAAATATTTGGCCTGGTCAGCATAAGGAGCACACGACAAGTGATGAAAATCAGTCTCACATTCTGTTGCAAACTAATGACAACCAGGCCAACAACGATTTCTCAG GTCAGGATTTGAGAGGCACTTCATGGCTTGATGGGAGTGCATCATATCACGTGTCTTGCGGTGTTCAAAAGCCATTTGATGAC GCAAACCAGCTCAATGTTCCCAGATATTCAACAGAATCAGAGAAGATGGTTCCTGGACATGATGTTGAGCCCATATCAGCTTTCTTAAGTTCTCCGGGTTTTTACAGCCAGAGTGCGGCTGCTCAGAG TGAAAATATGCTCGGCCTACTTAATAAGGATGACATATCAGATGATCAGACACCTGGAGTACATTGGAACTCGAAAGTCTCAAATCCCAATGAATTGCCATTAACTGAAACTTCTACTGCAACTTTTTTTATCCCGTGCAACATGGCTCCTGTTTCGCAAGACTTTGACTTTAGACTCTGCCCCACAGTTACCTGGACTCCTCAACCATGCTCATTTTTCCCATCTTTGTCAGTG GGGAACTCGACTGCAACCTCTTCTAAAGTTCGTACTGCGAAGGatattgtaaaaaataaaaattcaacaccacCATTGCAAAGTAACATGGCCACTAATTTTCCTACCGTAAGTGCTGCTGATGCGCAAGAATATTCCCATGGGAAAATTGCTCGTTCTGATGACCCTGAATTCCCTCTGTTGGACAATCTTCCAGTCCCTCAAAGTGTAATGACGTCTACTCCAAAATCATCATACTACTCCCGTTTGTTTCAGTCCCTTGATTCAGTGTCTAGCAGTCAAGAGAACAGCTCAGAGGTTCTAAATGATCAGCCCAACCAAAGTTCTTTTAAACATGAAAACAATAAACAAGAATCGTTACCATGTTTGGGGAAATCTAAAGATTATGAACAGCAATTGGAAAAACGAAGTTCTCTCCACCAAAGCTTAACTGAGATAAACAACTCAATGACAAGCGGCAGCGCTGGCAAGCAAGAGATATTGAGCAAGCAGTACTTAGAAGCAGATGCTGTATCTGGTCCATTGGTGACTCACACACATCAGCAGACCTGTAATCAAGCAAGTCATGTGGACAAACAAACCCTCGCTGTTCCTGCCAGAGATATGAGAGCCCTTGGTTTGGATCAAAATTCCTCCCTGCTGCACCCAATGCATCCTCCAATTAATGCTAGTTTGCCACTTAAATATGACAACTCTTATTACCAGCAGGCCATTGCCGATGCAAGGGAGCTTTTGTTTAGTGGGCATAAGTCAGGTGTTGAAGATGCGGCGAAAGATGACCTGAATTTTGTACCGCAACTTGGTGCATCTTTTACTGGGGATAATAAGGGATGGAACCTCTCACCAGAGGTTCAAGGACATCTGTTAGGCAAAGCTTCATCATCGACGTACTGGAAAAATATCCAACAGATGGAGGCGATTGGCCAAAATGGTACTCAGAGACAATCCATTGGGAGCAATGAAGCTTCTTGTGTAACATATGGTTCACAGATTAGTTTGCAAATGGCTCCAACCTGGTTTAAGCATTATGGAACCTTTAAGAACGAACAGAGATTACAAGTCTGTGATCCAAACACAGCATTTAACGTCGGAAAACCACGTACTGGAATAACTCTTGGAAACTTGCAAAAAAGTAGTTCGATGATGCCAGCAAATTCAGCCAACCCTAGTCAAGGAACCTGTGTGTGGCCAACTACAGCTATCAACTTGATTGAGGGAAAACAATTATCATCCCCTATTGTGTTGCCGTCAGATGTCATTCATCAAAATTTATTGGTTTCAATGCCAAAGAAGCGCAAAATTGTTGCATTCGACATGGTGTCGTGGCATAAAGAAGTAAATCACGAACAGTCAAACCTTCAAGATATTAG CAGCACAGCTGAGTTAGAATGGGCGCAAGCCTCAAATAGAAGACCACAGGAG GTGAAAAATGATGTAGAAATTGTTGAAGATGCTTTCCCGTTTGTTCCAGCAAAAAGAAGGCTAATATTTACAACACAGCTAGTGCAAAAGGTCTTTAAACCTGCGCCTGCAGCTATTCTCTGTGCAGATGCCTGTTCAAACTATGATTGTGTCGTATATTCTGCTGCCAGATTAGCATTAGGAGATGTCTGCAGCTTGATTGGTCAATTATCATCAGAGACCAATGTTGT GTCACCTGACAAGCAAAAAACTTCAATGAAAACAAATGGTTGTGGTTTCACTGAAGTTGTGGAAAGTTTAATATATCGAGTGAACAAACTTGATGGTGATTTATCGAG ACTGCACAAAACTTCATTATTTGCGGACATCAAAGTGGAAAACCAAGAATTGGAGAAAATATCTATAATAAACCGTTTTGCAAAGTTTCACATCAAGACTCAGTCGAGCACAATTGATCCAGCTACATCTTCTAGCAAACCAATTTTACAAAGAACAAACATCCAAAGATATGTAATGGCACTTCCAATGCCTAGAACAGTACCAGAAGGCATAGATTGTCTTTCCTTGTGA
- the LOC140969114 gene encoding uncharacterized protein isoform X2, giving the protein MLQRQIMLKQLQELQRRRQLQELGDARDQNYINPLSPLKQASGGQFPPAANGTPVLDSSQMFMVGNMGMMQHCDSGVFPSSPNGLVLSQSQNLGVGHVRMSQPQLDMYLYGTPATNCDKNLNNCPYLQGPTTNLLSKNSSISLGLPALQPSTFGNAFVSQQCDLSSDQINAPNGSLLPNQFFQRNLFQQIPVQSINRGNLAGSYPEKVNTTPSSGLTLETEGRCEDASWHGLSAREGSNLGQSSLDPLEQKILYNADDHSWESSFSRNSNIGTGGCTVESTSYRDALSSTQNGSWSALMQSAVAETSSSDTGLQEEWSGLSFQNPGPSVDNQPTNYFDCDKQRNNWVDGNSPNAVSPSFKPENLTRNSDRTCIYPGFQQSDHQHLRQQEEFHSEFSHTSNQISSTYTSQLADYSSQLKHLTGVSHLIQTSLPSSNIWPGQHKEHTTSDENQSHILLQTNDNQANNDFSGQDLRGTSWLDGSASYHVSCGVQKPFDDANQLNVPRYSTESEKMVPGHDVEPISAFLSSPGFYSQSAAAQSENMLGLLNKDDISDDQTPGVHWNSKVSNPNELPLTETSTATFFIPCNMAPVSQDFDFRLCPTVTWTPQPCSFFPSLSVGNSTATSSKVRTAKDIVKNKNSTPPLQSNMATNFPTVSAADAQEYSHGKIARSDDPEFPLLDNLPVPQSVMTSTPKSSYYSRLFQSLDSVSSSQENSSEVLNDQPNQSSFKHENNKQESLPCLGKSKDYEQQLEKRSSLHQSLTEINNSMTSGSAGKQEILSKQYLEADAVSGPLVTHTHQQTCNQASHVDKQTLAVPARDMRALGLDQNSSLLHPMHPPINASLPLKYDNSYYQQAIADARELLFSGHKSGVEDAAKDDLNFVPQLGASFTGDNKGWNLSPEVQGHLLGKASSSTYWKNIQQMEAIGQNGTQRQSIGSNEASCVTYGSQISLQMAPTWFKHYGTFKNEQRLQVCDPNTAFNVGKPRTGITLGNLQKSSSMMPANSANPSQGTCVWPTTAINLIEGKQLSSPIVLPSDVIHQNLLVSMPKKRKIVAFDMVSWHKEVNHEQSNLQDISTAELEWAQASNRRPQEVKNDVEIVEDAFPFVPAKRRLIFTTQLVQKVFKPAPAAILCADACSNYDCVVYSAARLALGDVCSLIGQLSSETNVVSPDKQKTSMKTNGCGFTEVVESLIYRVNKLDGDLSRLHKTSLFADIKVENQELEKISIINRFAKFHIKTQSSTIDPATSSSKPILQRTNIQRYVMALPMPRTVPEGIDCLSL; this is encoded by the exons ATGTTGCAGCGGCAAATTATGTTGAAACAGCTGCAGGAACTGCAGAGGAGGAGACAGCTTCAGGAGTTGGGTGATGCTAGAGACCAGAATTATATAAATCCGCTGTCACCGTTAAAACAAGCTTCAGGTGGTCAGTTTCCACCCGCTGCCAATGGGACACCTGTTCTTGATTCATCACAAATGTTTATGGTTGGTAACATGGGAATGATGCAACATTGTGATTCTGGTGTTTTTCCAAGTTCGCCTAATGGGTTGGTTCTTTCGCAAAGTCAAAATCTTGGTGTTGGCCATGTGCGCATGTCTCAGCCACAGTTGGACATGTATTTATATGGAACTCCTGCTACAAATTGtgacaaaaatttaaataactgTCCTTACCTCCAAGGTCCAACAACCAATCTGTTGTCCAAGAACAGTAGTATCTCATTAGGATTGCCTGCCTTGCAACCGTCAACCTTCGGCAATGCATTTGTGAGTCAACAATGTGATTTATCCTCTGATCAGATTAATGCGCCTAATGGGTCATTACTGCCCAATCAATTTTTCCAAAGGAATTTGTTTCAGCAAATTCCTGTTCAAAGTATAAATAGGGGAAATTTAGCTGGTAGCTATCCCGAAAAAGTAAATACAACACCAAGCAGTGGATTGACTCTGGAAACTGAGGGGAGGTGTGAAGATGCCAGCTGGCATGGACTTTCTGCCAGAGAAGGTTCAAATCTTGGTCAGTCTTCTTTAGATCCTCTGGAACAGAAGATCTTGTACAATGCTGATGACCACAGCTGGGAATCTTCATTTAGCAGAAATAGCAATATAGGCACCGGGGGCTGCACTGTGGAGAGCACTTCTTATAGGGATGCATTGTCTTCTACTCAAAATGGTAGCTGGAGTGCTCTGATGCAGTCTGCTGTGGCTGAAACTTCTAGCAGTGATACCGGCTTGCAAGAAGAGTGGAGTGGATTGAGTTTCCAGAATCCTGGACCTTCAGTTGATAATCAACCCACAAATTACTTTGATTGTGACAAGCAGCGTAATAATTGGGTTGATGGAAACTCACCAAATGCCGTCTCTCCAAGTTTTAAACCGGAAAACCTGACTCGGAATTCTGATAGGACCTGCATTTACCCTGGTTTTCAGCAGTCAGATCACCAGCATCTCAGACAGCAAGAGGAATTTCACTCCGAGTTTTCGCATACTTCCAATCAGATCTCTTCTACATATACAAGCCAGTTGGCTGATTATAGCTCTCAGCTGAAGCATTTGACTGGAGTGAGTCATCTGATCCAAACATCTTTACCTTCGTCAAATATTTGGCCTGGTCAGCATAAGGAGCACACGACAAGTGATGAAAATCAGTCTCACATTCTGTTGCAAACTAATGACAACCAGGCCAACAACGATTTCTCAG GTCAGGATTTGAGAGGCACTTCATGGCTTGATGGGAGTGCATCATATCACGTGTCTTGCGGTGTTCAAAAGCCATTTGATGAC GCAAACCAGCTCAATGTTCCCAGATATTCAACAGAATCAGAGAAGATGGTTCCTGGACATGATGTTGAGCCCATATCAGCTTTCTTAAGTTCTCCGGGTTTTTACAGCCAGAGTGCGGCTGCTCAGAG TGAAAATATGCTCGGCCTACTTAATAAGGATGACATATCAGATGATCAGACACCTGGAGTACATTGGAACTCGAAAGTCTCAAATCCCAATGAATTGCCATTAACTGAAACTTCTACTGCAACTTTTTTTATCCCGTGCAACATGGCTCCTGTTTCGCAAGACTTTGACTTTAGACTCTGCCCCACAGTTACCTGGACTCCTCAACCATGCTCATTTTTCCCATCTTTGTCAGTG GGGAACTCGACTGCAACCTCTTCTAAAGTTCGTACTGCGAAGGatattgtaaaaaataaaaattcaacaccacCATTGCAAAGTAACATGGCCACTAATTTTCCTACCGTAAGTGCTGCTGATGCGCAAGAATATTCCCATGGGAAAATTGCTCGTTCTGATGACCCTGAATTCCCTCTGTTGGACAATCTTCCAGTCCCTCAAAGTGTAATGACGTCTACTCCAAAATCATCATACTACTCCCGTTTGTTTCAGTCCCTTGATTCAGTGTCTAGCAGTCAAGAGAACAGCTCAGAGGTTCTAAATGATCAGCCCAACCAAAGTTCTTTTAAACATGAAAACAATAAACAAGAATCGTTACCATGTTTGGGGAAATCTAAAGATTATGAACAGCAATTGGAAAAACGAAGTTCTCTCCACCAAAGCTTAACTGAGATAAACAACTCAATGACAAGCGGCAGCGCTGGCAAGCAAGAGATATTGAGCAAGCAGTACTTAGAAGCAGATGCTGTATCTGGTCCATTGGTGACTCACACACATCAGCAGACCTGTAATCAAGCAAGTCATGTGGACAAACAAACCCTCGCTGTTCCTGCCAGAGATATGAGAGCCCTTGGTTTGGATCAAAATTCCTCCCTGCTGCACCCAATGCATCCTCCAATTAATGCTAGTTTGCCACTTAAATATGACAACTCTTATTACCAGCAGGCCATTGCCGATGCAAGGGAGCTTTTGTTTAGTGGGCATAAGTCAGGTGTTGAAGATGCGGCGAAAGATGACCTGAATTTTGTACCGCAACTTGGTGCATCTTTTACTGGGGATAATAAGGGATGGAACCTCTCACCAGAGGTTCAAGGACATCTGTTAGGCAAAGCTTCATCATCGACGTACTGGAAAAATATCCAACAGATGGAGGCGATTGGCCAAAATGGTACTCAGAGACAATCCATTGGGAGCAATGAAGCTTCTTGTGTAACATATGGTTCACAGATTAGTTTGCAAATGGCTCCAACCTGGTTTAAGCATTATGGAACCTTTAAGAACGAACAGAGATTACAAGTCTGTGATCCAAACACAGCATTTAACGTCGGAAAACCACGTACTGGAATAACTCTTGGAAACTTGCAAAAAAGTAGTTCGATGATGCCAGCAAATTCAGCCAACCCTAGTCAAGGAACCTGTGTGTGGCCAACTACAGCTATCAACTTGATTGAGGGAAAACAATTATCATCCCCTATTGTGTTGCCGTCAGATGTCATTCATCAAAATTTATTGGTTTCAATGCCAAAGAAGCGCAAAATTGTTGCATTCGACATGGTGTCGTGGCATAAAGAAGTAAATCACGAACAGTCAAACCTTCAAGATATTAG CACAGCTGAGTTAGAATGGGCGCAAGCCTCAAATAGAAGACCACAGGAG GTGAAAAATGATGTAGAAATTGTTGAAGATGCTTTCCCGTTTGTTCCAGCAAAAAGAAGGCTAATATTTACAACACAGCTAGTGCAAAAGGTCTTTAAACCTGCGCCTGCAGCTATTCTCTGTGCAGATGCCTGTTCAAACTATGATTGTGTCGTATATTCTGCTGCCAGATTAGCATTAGGAGATGTCTGCAGCTTGATTGGTCAATTATCATCAGAGACCAATGTTGT GTCACCTGACAAGCAAAAAACTTCAATGAAAACAAATGGTTGTGGTTTCACTGAAGTTGTGGAAAGTTTAATATATCGAGTGAACAAACTTGATGGTGATTTATCGAG ACTGCACAAAACTTCATTATTTGCGGACATCAAAGTGGAAAACCAAGAATTGGAGAAAATATCTATAATAAACCGTTTTGCAAAGTTTCACATCAAGACTCAGTCGAGCACAATTGATCCAGCTACATCTTCTAGCAAACCAATTTTACAAAGAACAAACATCCAAAGATATGTAATGGCACTTCCAATGCCTAGAACAGTACCAGAAGGCATAGATTGTCTTTCCTTGTGA